One Prevotella melaninogenica DNA window includes the following coding sequences:
- a CDS encoding ATP-binding protein, translating into MESAQIKDLSDSVIEKDGLRLLPVAVLYGANSSGKTNVIKAFGVFRHILINNVKLNSDEPIKYEPFMLDNISDKKPTLFEVQLLMDGALYRYGFEYTRKAIIGEWLYERRLSYGAKEHYLFRRERQNFSISSTYFTEGKNKESSTTKNRLFLSLVAQLNGQISQKIIQDLKHYNVISGLEDYAYNHVTLKMLEKHLKGCDDAMALFENLDLGFTNIKVKEREVPDEIKEKLANLPFLNQEKVNSHKFLETFTTHHIYDSDGEIVGQKVFRADDKESNGTNKVISLAGPIFNTLISGKVLFVDELDAKLHPMITRAIVHLFMDKETNPKGSQLIFTTHDTHLLNTKHLRRDQIWFTEKDKTEASDLYSLLDFKVRNDRDIENDYINGRYGAIPFIK; encoded by the coding sequence ATGGAATCTGCACAGATAAAGGACTTAAGCGATTCTGTTATAGAAAAAGATGGCTTACGTCTACTTCCTGTAGCTGTTCTTTATGGGGCTAATTCCAGTGGTAAAACAAATGTAATAAAAGCATTTGGAGTTTTCAGACATATTCTTATTAACAATGTAAAACTAAATTCTGATGAGCCAATTAAATATGAGCCATTTATGCTCGATAACATCTCTGACAAGAAACCTACACTATTTGAAGTTCAGCTCTTAATGGATGGAGCACTGTATAGATATGGTTTTGAATATACACGCAAAGCAATTATTGGAGAATGGCTTTATGAACGCAGGCTTTCTTATGGCGCCAAAGAACATTATCTATTTCGTAGAGAAAGACAGAATTTCTCCATATCATCTACATACTTTACAGAAGGAAAAAATAAAGAAAGTTCTACAACTAAGAATAGACTTTTCTTATCACTTGTTGCACAACTAAATGGTCAAATCTCTCAAAAAATCATTCAAGATCTTAAGCACTATAATGTAATCTCAGGTCTTGAGGATTATGCGTATAATCATGTTACACTTAAAATGTTAGAAAAACATCTTAAAGGTTGTGATGATGCAATGGCTCTTTTTGAAAACCTTGACTTAGGCTTTACCAATATTAAAGTTAAGGAAAGGGAAGTTCCTGATGAAATAAAAGAAAAGTTAGCTAATTTACCATTTCTAAATCAAGAGAAAGTAAATAGCCACAAGTTCTTAGAAACATTTACAACGCATCATATTTATGACTCAGATGGAGAGATTGTTGGCCAAAAAGTATTCCGAGCAGATGATAAAGAATCAAATGGAACAAACAAAGTAATTAGCCTAGCTGGTCCCATTTTTAATACGCTTATCAGTGGAAAAGTACTATTTGTAGATGAACTCGATGCAAAACTTCATCCAATGATAACACGTGCTATCGTTCATTTATTTATGGATAAAGAAACTAATCCAAAAGGTTCACAACTAATTTTTACGACGCATGACACACATTTGCTAAATACAAAACACCTGCGGAGAGACCAGATCTGGTTTACAGAAAAAGATAAAACAGAAGCAAGCGATCTTTATTCATTGCTTGACTTCAAAGTAAGAAATGATCGAGATATAGAAAATGACTATATAAATGGACGTTACGGAGCAATTCCTTTCATCAAATAA
- a CDS encoding DDE transposase, whose translation MFLKSYTGLSDDGLIEMLNGSIHMQMFCGVLIDPSCPIKDGKIVSAIRNRLGQFLDIDSFQGILYAKWKDNLKDKDLCLTDATCYESYLRFPTDIKLLWECCYWLHTLLVSECKHLSERIPRSKYNNIDKARLAYAKQRKHTASSTRKLRRRLLRLLSKLLSQWNRLRKQYSPCICLSAEQEKRLSAVREVCLQQSELFSGKEVKHRIVSIDRPYLRPIVRGKENKRVEFGAKVNNIQIDGISFIEHHSFEAFNEGVRLKLCIEYQESLTGIKVKRVGADSIYANNANRTMCTEKGITTCFTRKGPRPKEEAECLKTARKIIGNLRATVMEGSFGNQKQHYSLGRIKARNMFSERLLLFFGIHTANAAILAAREMARRGKKAA comes from the coding sequence ATGTTCCTTAAGTCATACACAGGTCTGTCTGACGATGGTCTGATAGAAATGCTTAACGGAAGCATCCACATGCAGATGTTCTGTGGTGTTCTGATAGACCCCTCCTGTCCCATCAAGGATGGAAAGATTGTAAGTGCCATACGCAATCGTCTTGGTCAGTTTCTTGACATAGACAGCTTTCAGGGCATATTGTATGCCAAATGGAAAGACAACCTTAAAGACAAAGACCTGTGCTTGACGGATGCAACCTGTTACGAGAGCTACCTGCGTTTTCCTACGGATATCAAGCTGCTCTGGGAGTGTTGTTATTGGCTTCACACTCTGCTGGTCTCCGAGTGTAAACACCTCTCAGAGCGTATTCCGAGAAGCAAGTATAATAATATTGACAAGGCCAGGCTTGCATACGCTAAGCAGCGCAAGCACACAGCCTCGTCCACGCGCAAGCTCAGGAGAAGACTCCTGAGGCTTCTGTCCAAACTCCTGTCCCAATGGAATCGTCTGCGTAAACAGTACAGTCCTTGCATCTGTCTGTCGGCAGAACAAGAAAAGCGGCTGTCCGCTGTGCGTGAGGTATGCCTCCAACAGTCAGAACTATTCTCCGGCAAGGAAGTCAAGCACCGTATCGTCAGCATCGACCGCCCCTACCTCCGTCCTATTGTCAGAGGCAAGGAAAACAAGCGTGTAGAGTTTGGGGCAAAGGTCAACAACATACAGATAGACGGCATATCATTCATAGAGCACCACAGCTTTGAGGCATTCAACGAGGGTGTCCGTCTTAAGCTATGTATAGAATATCAAGAATCTTTGACGGGAATCAAAGTCAAGCGTGTAGGTGCCGATTCCATATACGCCAACAATGCCAACCGCACTATGTGTACAGAAAAAGGCATAACGACCTGTTTCACTAGAAAAGGTCCAAGACCCAAAGAAGAAGCTGAATGTCTCAAGACAGCGAGAAAGATTATTGGAAACCTCAGAGCTACGGTAATGGAGGGTAGCTTTGGAAATCAAAAGCAACACTATAGCCTTGGACGCATCAAGGCACGCAATATGTTTAGCGAGAGGCTACTACTCTTCTTCGGAATCCATACAGCAAATGCTGCCATTCTTGCCGCAAGGGAGATGGCTCGGAGGGGGAAGAAGGCTGCCTAA
- the tnpC gene encoding IS66 family transposase, with amino-acid sequence MKEQVTDISKVLQGMTEEMRLLRATVNQQYAEIIKLNRNINALNLQIRKKDTELINLRERLAKYEKPDKNSNNSSTPPSKERIKDEVIRRTRSLRKPSGKKPGGQKGHDGHKLSYSSIPDEIIDEIPNYCTRCGESLSDAERVLDYVTQVISIPELKPVIKEIRHYVMVCKNCGERIRTVPRRRSNNVVYDSSIKSLVVYLSVVQFLPYGRIASFLREVFGLTPSEGSLVNWVNEAKRNAQPVIDKIKGYIKSSAVVGFDESGLYCKKRLDWAWIAQTVYYTLLFRANGRGSKVLADKFGDSLERMTAVTDRHSAYFALHFLNHQVCLAHLLRELQYLSELNTKQEWSGKVTNLFREAIHKRNTNPNDVIDKVSWTRRLDNLLKQNIEELGKKFITFRKGLVKCRDYIFNFLENPMIPFDNNGSERGIRKLKIKLKNSCAFRSDFGADAFLELHSIVETAKKHDKTPYNAIQALFKV; translated from the coding sequence ATGAAAGAGCAGGTTACGGACATATCAAAAGTATTACAAGGCATGACGGAAGAGATGCGATTATTACGTGCAACTGTTAATCAGCAGTATGCCGAGATTATCAAATTGAACCGTAACATAAATGCTTTGAACCTCCAAATTCGCAAGAAAGATACGGAACTTATAAACTTACGGGAACGCTTAGCTAAGTATGAAAAACCTGACAAAAACTCTAATAACAGCAGCACTCCTCCAAGCAAGGAGCGTATAAAGGATGAGGTTATCAGAAGAACAAGAAGCCTCCGTAAGCCAAGTGGTAAGAAGCCGGGAGGACAAAAGGGGCATGATGGGCATAAGTTGTCTTACTCTTCCATACCTGACGAGATAATTGATGAGATACCCAACTATTGCACTCGTTGCGGAGAATCTTTATCAGATGCAGAACGTGTGCTTGATTATGTGACGCAGGTTATTTCCATTCCAGAGTTGAAGCCCGTAATCAAGGAAATCCGACACTATGTGATGGTATGCAAGAACTGTGGTGAACGTATTCGGACAGTACCGAGACGGCGGTCAAACAACGTGGTATATGATTCAAGCATAAAGTCCTTAGTGGTTTATCTGAGTGTCGTACAATTTCTTCCTTACGGTCGCATAGCAAGTTTTTTGCGTGAGGTATTTGGACTCACTCCAAGCGAAGGCTCACTGGTGAACTGGGTAAATGAGGCAAAGAGAAATGCGCAACCTGTGATTGATAAAATTAAAGGATATATTAAGTCATCAGCAGTTGTTGGTTTCGATGAGAGCGGCTTGTACTGTAAGAAAAGACTCGACTGGGCATGGATTGCACAAACCGTTTATTACACACTGCTTTTCCGTGCTAATGGAAGAGGGTCGAAGGTATTAGCAGACAAGTTTGGCGATAGCCTGGAACGAATGACTGCCGTTACCGACCGCCATAGCGCATACTTTGCACTCCATTTCCTCAATCATCAGGTATGCCTTGCTCACTTACTGCGCGAACTGCAATATCTCTCAGAGTTGAACACTAAGCAAGAGTGGTCTGGGAAAGTAACCAATCTGTTCCGTGAAGCCATTCACAAGCGGAATACCAATCCGAACGACGTTATAGACAAGGTGTCATGGACCCGACGTTTAGACAATCTGCTCAAACAGAATATAGAGGAGCTTGGTAAAAAGTTTATTACGTTCAGAAAAGGCTTGGTCAAATGCAGAGATTACATTTTCAATTTCCTCGAAAATCCGATGATACCATTTGACAATAATGGAAGTGAACGTGGAATACGCAAGCTAAAAATCAAACTGAAGAACTCCTGTGCTTTTCGTTCAGACTTCGGAGCAGACGCTTTCCTTGAACTTCATTCGATTGTAGAAACAGCTAAGAAGCACGACAAAACTCCATATAATGCGATTCAAGCCTTATTTAAGGTTTGA